The following are encoded in a window of Bacillota bacterium genomic DNA:
- a CDS encoding radical SAM protein, translating into MRSFTVDPRPPVYLSLSEEQWDKKIQKARELGSPCLLCPRHCRALRFQPSEPPTVGVCKTADRAIVSSVGPHFGEEPPLVGTGGSGTIFLAHCDLRCIFCQNYDIAHLGEGHEVSDEELSRMMLRVQAMGCHNVNLVSPTHVVPNILAAAKMAANKGLNVPMVYNTGGYDSLETIRLLDGVVDIYMPDMKYGEPAPAKEFSLAPDYPAVNFAAVKEMHRQVGDLMLDREGVAVRGLLVRHLVLPGGLAGTEKVMQFIAENISKNTYVNIMAQYRPHYQAVGHPVLGRRITTKEYREALDIARRAGLGRVQAL; encoded by the coding sequence ATGAGGTCATTCACAGTTGATCCGCGTCCGCCTGTCTATCTTTCTCTCAGTGAGGAGCAGTGGGACAAGAAGATACAAAAGGCCCGGGAGCTGGGGTCCCCATGCCTGTTATGCCCTAGGCATTGCCGGGCCCTGAGATTTCAGCCATCGGAACCGCCTACTGTGGGCGTTTGTAAAACTGCCGACCGCGCCATTGTCTCCAGCGTGGGTCCGCACTTTGGCGAGGAACCGCCTCTTGTTGGCACCGGGGGCTCAGGCACAATCTTTCTTGCCCACTGCGATCTTAGGTGTATCTTCTGCCAAAACTACGATATCGCCCACTTAGGTGAGGGCCACGAGGTTAGCGACGAAGAGCTCAGCCGCATGATGCTCCGGGTCCAGGCCATGGGCTGCCATAACGTGAATCTGGTTTCCCCGACCCACGTGGTGCCCAATATCCTGGCTGCGGCAAAAATGGCGGCCAACAAGGGACTTAATGTTCCGATGGTGTACAATACTGGCGGATATGACTCCTTGGAAACCATTCGCCTTCTGGACGGCGTGGTGGATATCTATATGCCCGACATGAAGTACGGGGAGCCGGCGCCGGCCAAGGAGTTTTCGCTGGCGCCGGACTATCCGGCAGTGAACTTTGCCGCTGTCAAGGAAATGCACCGGCAGGTGGGGGATTTGATGCTGGATCGAGAAGGCGTCGCCGTCCGCGGTCTGTTGGTAAGGCACTTGGTCCTACCTGGCGGGCTGGCCGGTACCGAGAAAGTGATGCAGTTCATCGCCGAGAATATATCCAAGAACACTTACGTGAACATAATGGCCCAGTACCGACCCCACTATCAGGCCGTCGGCCACCCGGTGCTCGGGCGCAGAATCACAACTAAAGAATACCGGGAGGCGCTGGACATCGCCCGCAGGGCTGGGCTTGGTAGGGTGCAGGCGCTGTAA
- a CDS encoding FAD-binding protein, whose amino-acid sequence MWDVVVIGGGGAALCAALSAAEASSHVLVLSKSKLGLGNCTAVSHGAFSLGVGGFDPDKHREITRETGRWINERKLVEILTAEGPDAVRGLEAYGARFKITPGLASVVPYAAREMVAGTAFTLPLVQAIQNNPNIQVREQALVTDILADAHGALGVEYLDLVTGTETQIAAQATVVATGGAGQIYARTDNPVRTTGDGYALLYNLGLELKDMEFVQFFPLSFADEELPGCLIPIALIDKVPLTNNQGEEFIKEKLPEWGLESGAGAGRYARDRSARAVAKEIAAGRGAFLHLNLLPEAAWDSGIVADLARIARPRIDLRREPVKVAPTQHFFCGGVITGTEGQTKIPGIFACGEVTAGVHGANRVGGNALTELAVFGLRAGKAAASYAREAKRRSKELPVGNISSRRNKWDQSPGQSPREFKQQLQKLSSSYLGVLRTAPGLKLALEKLQELGTTMENFSARDPNAFQEAVEAENLYLTTLMVANSALRREESRGVHYREDFPTEDNHNWRRSIMIFKGENRSPWLKEGPLLN is encoded by the coding sequence ATGTGGGACGTTGTTGTTATCGGTGGTGGCGGTGCGGCTTTGTGTGCCGCCTTAAGCGCTGCCGAGGCCAGCAGCCATGTTCTTGTACTCTCAAAATCCAAGCTGGGACTGGGAAACTGCACGGCTGTGTCCCATGGCGCTTTTAGCTTGGGAGTGGGCGGGTTTGATCCAGACAAGCATCGGGAAATAACCAGGGAAACAGGCCGCTGGATCAATGAACGGAAGTTAGTGGAGATTCTCACTGCCGAGGGTCCGGACGCGGTACGGGGTCTTGAGGCCTACGGGGCAAGATTCAAAATAACCCCTGGTCTGGCTTCAGTCGTCCCGTACGCTGCACGGGAGATGGTAGCTGGGACGGCCTTCACTCTACCGCTGGTGCAAGCAATACAAAATAACCCTAACATTCAAGTGCGAGAACAAGCCCTGGTCACAGACATTCTCGCTGACGCCCATGGGGCCTTAGGGGTAGAATATCTTGACCTTGTAACCGGTACCGAAACACAGATTGCCGCACAGGCGACAGTAGTGGCCACCGGCGGTGCCGGGCAGATTTATGCCCGGACAGATAACCCTGTCCGTACCACCGGTGATGGTTATGCTCTACTATACAACTTGGGACTTGAATTGAAAGACATGGAGTTTGTTCAATTCTTCCCTCTAAGCTTTGCCGACGAAGAGCTGCCTGGTTGTCTTATCCCAATTGCACTCATTGACAAGGTGCCCCTTACCAATAATCAAGGAGAAGAGTTTATCAAAGAGAAGCTGCCCGAATGGGGCCTAGAATCCGGAGCCGGAGCGGGTCGATACGCTCGCGATCGCTCGGCCCGGGCAGTAGCGAAAGAGATTGCAGCCGGCCGGGGCGCCTTTCTACACCTTAACCTGTTACCGGAAGCAGCCTGGGACAGCGGTATTGTGGCTGATCTGGCGCGCATCGCCCGCCCTAGAATTGACCTTAGACGCGAGCCGGTTAAAGTTGCGCCCACCCAGCACTTTTTCTGCGGTGGCGTTATCACTGGCACTGAGGGACAAACAAAGATCCCCGGCATCTTTGCCTGTGGCGAAGTAACCGCAGGGGTCCATGGGGCCAATAGGGTCGGAGGCAATGCCCTCACGGAGCTGGCAGTTTTTGGGTTACGGGCCGGGAAAGCAGCGGCATCATATGCGCGCGAAGCCAAGAGACGGTCTAAGGAGCTTCCTGTTGGAAACATCAGCTCCCGCCGTAACAAGTGGGATCAAAGCCCAGGACAAAGCCCCAGAGAATTCAAGCAGCAACTGCAAAAGCTATCCTCTAGTTACCTAGGAGTACTGCGCACAGCCCCTGGGCTTAAGCTGGCTCTGGAAAAACTGCAGGAACTGGGCACCACCATGGAAAATTTCAGTGCCCGGGACCCGAACGCATTTCAAGAAGCAGTGGAGGCAGAAAACCTATACCTAACCACACTCATGGTCGCCAATTCCGCGCTTCGACGCGAAGAGAGCCGTGGTGTTCATTATCGCGAAGACTTCCCCACTGAAGATAACCACAACTGGCGCCGCAGCATCATGATTTTTAAAGGTGAAAATAGAAGTCCCTGGCTAAAAGAAGGGCCCCTTTTAAACTAG